The bacterium genome has a window encoding:
- the lhgO gene encoding L-2-hydroxyglutarate oxidase, whose product MSLDVIVVGGGIVGLATAHRLLEARPGLRLALLEKEPRLGAHQTGNNSGVLHAGLYYRPGSAKARLCVEGLRRMLAFCREHGVPHETCGKVVVATAPAELPRLEALWERGAANGLIGLRRVGPEQLREIEPHAAGLAAILVPQEGIVDYPAVAHALGGLIRARGGEVRLSARCLRLVPESRGWTASTTAGDLSARFVVTCGGLHADRLVRASGLKPSARIVPFRGEYFKLREDRRHLVRNLIYPVPDPKFPFLGVHFTRLIRGGVEAGPNAVLALAREGYRRGAFELRDALEAAFFPGLWRFLAAYPRTSWYELRRSRSKREFCRSLQRLVPEVREQDLETGGAGVRAQAMAPDGKLVEDFRFDEAKGILHVVNAPSPAATASLAIGGVIAERVLAQLD is encoded by the coding sequence GTGAGCCTGGACGTCATCGTCGTCGGCGGCGGGATCGTGGGGCTGGCCACCGCCCACCGGCTGCTGGAGGCGCGCCCCGGCCTGCGGCTGGCGCTGCTGGAAAAGGAGCCGCGCCTGGGCGCGCACCAGACCGGCAACAACAGCGGCGTCCTGCACGCGGGCCTCTACTACCGCCCCGGCTCGGCCAAGGCGCGCCTCTGCGTCGAAGGGCTGCGCCGGATGCTGGCCTTCTGCCGCGAGCACGGCGTCCCGCACGAGACCTGCGGCAAGGTCGTGGTCGCCACCGCGCCGGCGGAGCTGCCGCGCCTCGAGGCGCTCTGGGAGCGCGGCGCCGCCAACGGCCTGATCGGCCTGCGCCGGGTCGGGCCGGAGCAGCTCCGCGAGATCGAGCCGCACGCGGCGGGCCTGGCGGCGATCCTCGTGCCGCAGGAGGGGATCGTCGACTACCCCGCGGTCGCGCACGCGCTCGGCGGGCTGATCCGCGCGCGCGGCGGCGAGGTGCGGCTGTCCGCGCGCTGCCTGCGCCTCGTGCCGGAGAGCCGCGGCTGGACCGCCTCGACCACCGCGGGCGACCTCTCCGCGCGCTTCGTCGTGACCTGCGGCGGACTGCACGCCGACCGGCTGGTCCGCGCATCCGGGCTGAAGCCCTCGGCGAGGATCGTCCCCTTCCGCGGCGAGTACTTCAAGCTGCGGGAGGACCGGCGGCACCTCGTGCGCAACCTGATCTACCCGGTGCCCGACCCGAAGTTCCCCTTCCTCGGCGTGCACTTCACGCGGCTGATCCGCGGCGGGGTGGAGGCGGGACCGAACGCCGTCCTCGCCCTGGCGCGCGAGGGCTACCGCCGCGGCGCCTTCGAGCTGCGCGACGCGCTCGAGGCCGCGTTCTTTCCCGGCCTCTGGCGGTTCCTCGCCGCCTACCCGCGCACGTCCTGGTACGAGCTGCGCCGCTCGCGCTCGAAGCGCGAGTTCTGCCGCTCGCTCCAGAGGCTGGTGCCCGAGGTGCGCGAGCAGGACCTCGAGACGGGCGGCGCGGGCGTGCGCGCCCAGGCGATGGCGCCGGACGGGAAGCTCGTCGAGGATTTCCGCTTCGATGAGGCGAAGGGCATCCTCCACGTCGTCAACGCGCCGTCTCCCGCCGCGACGGCCTCGCTGGCGATCGGCGGGGTCATCGCGGAGCGCGTGCTCGCGCAGCTGGACTGA